TGTGAAAGATGAAGAGAGCTATCCTTCCAGATTGCAGGTGAAGATTTCGTCGGCAGGGTTTCCACATAAGGTGGTCAATGCCGGAGTGAGTGGAGACACCACAGCAGGTGGAGTGCGCCGCATTCGCTGGCTGATGAAACATGAGCCGGAAATCGTGATACTCGCTCTGGGTGCCAATGATGGTTTAAGAGGTCTTTCTGTCGATGAAATGCGCAAAAACCTGGAAACCATGATTGATATCTGTCGCGAACACAATGCCCGCGTATTGCTTGCTGGAATGAAAGCTTTGCCCAACTATGGAGAAGATTATATGCGGAAATTTGAAATTGTTTTTCCTGAGCTGGCCAGGAAATTCGATCTGGTGTTGCTCCCTTTTTTGCTGGAAGGAGTGGCCGGGGTGAGAGAACATACCCAGCCGGATGGATTGCATCCAGTTGCTTCAGGTTACAGCATTGTTACCGAACTTGTCTGGCAAAAACTTAAACCCATGTTGAATAAATAATTTCCTCAATTCTTTGCGTTATTGATCCAACTCATGAACGACTCATAAACTTTACCCGATTCCAGCACTGCGGTAGCTTTCTTAAAACCTTCCTGGGCGTTTTCAAACAATCCTGAGAGATGGGCCAATGTTCCAGCCTGACTGGCGATTTGTATGCTTGCAGGTCCTTGCCCTGTTTTCAAAGCCTTTTCACCCATCCTGATTATGGTTTCAAGGTTAGACTCTGCCTGCTTTAACTCCTCATGGGCCTCTGCAATAAGCTGTGCTGTTTCTTCGTTATACAGGGTTTTCAAGGACAAGTTGTTTTGCTCCGCATC
The genomic region above belongs to Nitrospinota bacterium and contains:
- a CDS encoding arylesterase, which encodes MILLKFKHIYRSLFYLGVLCLSFPAPVLSKEKAVVLAFGDSLTAGYGVKDEESYPSRLQVKISSAGFPHKVVNAGVSGDTTAGGVRRIRWLMKHEPEIVILALGANDGLRGLSVDEMRKNLETMIDICREHNARVLLAGMKALPNYGEDYMRKFEIVFPELARKFDLVLLPFLLEGVAGVREHTQPDGLHPVASGYSIVTELVWQKLKPMLNK